CCGCACTTTCAGCGACTTGGAAGAAGAACGCCTGCACATCGTTGCGACCGACATCACCTCAGGGGATGTTCTGGTCATTCCGAAGGATCTCCAGAAATACGGCCTTCGGCCGAAAGGCTTTCCCGTTGCAAAAGCAGTGGCGATGAGTTGCGCCATTCCGTATTTCTATCAACCCGTCCGGTTGCGGACGAAAAAGGGCACGTACATGATTCTGGACGGAGCGTTGTTGAGCAATTATCCGGTCTGGTTGTTTGACGCAAAGGATAAACCGCGCTGGCCGACGTTTGGCTTTCGCCTGATCAGTGATAAGTGGTGCAAGCCTCATCCCACGAAGACATTGTTCCAATATACACATGCGCTGACGAAGACGATGATCGGCGCCATAGACCATTTGGCCATCCGGGAGGCGGATGCGGTCAGGACGATTTTTATTAATACGCATCACATTTCTGCAACCGATTTTACGCTGTCGATGGAAGAGATGGACGAACTGTATCAATCCGGCAGGAGGGCAGCCGAAGCTTTCTTCCGCGGCTGGGATTTTGCAGCATATTGCTTGAAATACCGTCCACGTTATCAAGTGAACCCGGTCCATCATTAATGAAGCAGATGTTTGTCGGTCTTGTCCTGGGAGGGAGACTTTCCTTTTTTTCCTTCAATGACCCGGAAAGCGTGTTGCTTTTTCTTCGAAGACTTCTTTTTTTGAAACAGTATCTCCGGGGCGTCTGATTTTAATTTCAAGGAGAACCGTTTTTCCCCGCGCGGAGTTCTGACCGGATAGGAAGGCGAGGCGAAACCTCTTCCTCCTCTGGGTCCGCTGTGGCGAAAGGGGGAACGGGGTTTGCGCAAAAAATAAATGATGGTTCCCAGGATTGCCAGCGGAATCAGCACCGAAAGGGGGTTTCTCAACAGGGTGACCAGAAGGCCGATGAAGAACAGCCCCATTAAGACGAGTGTCAAAATACGGTTGCCCATGCTCTGAACACCACGCTTTCAATAGAAATTTACAAACAGAATGTTTGGGGTGGCGCTTCTTTTTTCGCATCCAGTTCTCTCATGCGCTGAAAGGCGGCAATCGAGACCTCGATCTGGGATTCGTCCGGTTCGCGGGTGGTCAATTTTTGCAGCCAAAGTCCCGGATACCCGAGCCAGGAGAGAAAAGGCAATCCTTTTGCTGCGTTGCTTAAGCGAAGCACTTCGTAGGAGAGGCCGATGACCACCGGGATGAGGAGGATACGATCCCAAATTCTCTCCCATACTGTGGCATACGGGATAAACGAGTACAAAATGACGCCTGTTAGAATGGTAAAAATCATGAAACTGCTGCCGCAACGGTAGTGCAGGCGGGAATGTCTTTTGACCCGTTCGACGGTTAACGGTTCGCCGGCTTCAAAGGCATTGATCACCTTATGTTCGGCACCGTGGTACTGAAACAGGCGCTTGATGAGGGGAGCCTGGCCGATCGCCCAGAGATAGGCGAGCAGCAAGGCGGTCTTGATGGCGCCTTCAATCAGATTGCGGACGAAATAGTTGTGGACCCAGGGATCAAATGCGCTGGCAAGAAACGCAGGCACAGCGGTGAAGATGATTTTGGCGACGATAAAGGAGAGCACAGCCAGCAATGCAAGACTGAAATATGCGGACCATTTGGATGCGGATTTTTCGGGAAGAGAAGCCTCTTTACCATCGGCCGCATCCACTTCGAAACGCTCGCTGGCGAAGTTCATGTGTCTTGAGCCGCTGGCGACTGCCTCGATGATGGCGATGTTGCCGCGGAGAAAAGGAATTTTGCGGCCGATTTGCAACCAGACCGGTTGCTCAATGCCCACCTCTTCGAAAAAGTCGATTTGCTGGTTCTTGCGGCGAATGGCGGTCACGCGTGTGCGTTGTCCGGCAAACATCACCCCTTCAATGACGGCCTGGCCGCCATAGAGGGGCTGTTTTTTTTGTGGCATGTCTTTCGGATCACCTGCCCAACAGATTGCGGTTGGTCATTCAGGGATTGGATGAAATGTAAAAATATGGATTAGAATGCCGTGTTCCGTCATTTTAAAATGAATCCCTTGACACTATTTTAACATGGGACCGCATCAAATGTGTATGCTGTTCATGCTCTTTTCTTTAGCCCAGGTTGGAACTCAAATACACTTCTTTTTTCTGCTCCTCGGTGATGCCGATGTACCTTAAGGTGGTTTTGTTGGAGGAATGATTAAAAATTTCCTGCAACAGATTGGTATCCGCGCCGTTCTTGTATGCATGGTAGCCGAACGTCTTTCGCAATGTGTGCGTACCAATTTCTCCACTCACAATGCGGCCGGTATGATCACGTTCCACCAAGCCAGCCAATTCGGCAGCGTGGTTGATGATGCGGTAGGCTTGTTGGCGGCTGATGGGCCGGTTTTTTCCTTTACGGCTTTTGAATACATACATGTCTGGATGCGGACGATATTCTTCCATATAGTCCTTAATGGTTTGTTTGACCACCTTGCCGATATAAAATTTCTTGACTTTTTTTGTCTTTTTTTCCTTCACGATAACATAATCCCTGATTTTCCCATCCGGTTTAACCAGATCTTTTACCTTTAAACGGAGGATGTCGCTGATACGTAAGCCGACATTAATTCCCAGGATAAAAAGCAACTCATTACGAATCGACTGCCCTCTCAATATTAAACGAATTTTTCGAATAGTCTTCAAATCGCGGATGGGTTCTACTGCGCTCATGTCAATGACTCTCCTTGCTCATTAGTGTGAACAAGTATCGGCTTTGTCTCATTCATCTCCTGATTCGAAAACGTGCCTATTCCTTTTTCCGAGGCCACTTGGTGGCGTGGGATGTTACCGCTGAAATTATATCCTAATGATTCATTATGAGTCTATGGGTAACAAAATATGTCATTGAAAGCATTTATGGGAAAAGGCCAAAAGCAAACGAAAATCCCTTCGGAGAAGGGATTTGAATGTTACATAAATACAACTGTTATCTCCTTTCGCTTTCCCTGCAGAAATCCCTCAACCTCAGCGTTTGCGGGGCGATGGACCGTTTCCATTCGTCCATTTCATTTTACCTGAAAAGTACAAGATTCGACAAACCAAAAATGCCTGGAATGCACTACGTACGCTGGATGAAAAGGTGATTGTAAATTCGCTAAAAAACGAAAGATACATATGTATTTTACGTTACATTCATCTGAAACCCAAAAAAGAAAAGGGGACAAACGATGATAGAGATGAAAAAAACCGTTGA
This genomic window from Bacillus thermozeamaize contains:
- a CDS encoding integrase — encoded protein: MSAVEPIRDLKTIRKIRLILRGQSIRNELLFILGINVGLRISDILRLKVKDLVKPDGKIRDYVIVKEKKTKKVKKFYIGKVVKQTIKDYMEEYRPHPDMYVFKSRKGKNRPISRQQAYRIINHAAELAGLVERDHTGRIVSGEIGTHTLRKTFGYHAYKNGADTNLLQEIFNHSSNKTTLRYIGITEEQKKEVYLSSNLG